The Glycine soja cultivar W05 chromosome 15, ASM419377v2, whole genome shotgun sequence region tctacttgtttaaTTGAAAGCTTCATGTAATTTGCTATGTTTTGCAGGAGGACAAGATCACAATCATGCCCTTTTTGCCGTGACAATCTTAAGAGAGTAAACTCGGGTGATCTCTGGGTGTTCACTGACAATAGGGATGTAGTAGACATGGCAACAGTGACAAGGGAGAATCTTAGAAGGCTTTTCATGTACATAGATAAGTTGCCTTTGGTCATTCCAGACTTTCTCTTTGACACATATGACTCTCACCTAAGATGAGTGGTTGCAACAGACAGATTTTACTGTCTGGTGTGTGGTCTTGGAGGGGTGGTTCCTTTCTATTTAGTAACGTAAACTCCGAATGCAATTTGGTAAATTTAGTTTATATAGAGTTGTATTGTTGCTTCCCACGTCTTCCAGAAGTATCCAGCCCTGTGTTTACTGTGGGTTGGTGGTGAAGTTGAGATGGTAAATTGTATGTAGGTCATTTGTATATCCTGTACAGATTGAATTACTTATTAAGAAGAGTTTTGCATATTCTGTGCCTCTATTGTTAAAAAATGCGAATCTCTTGAGTTTAGAAATACCCTCTCTAAACTAATAGAAGAGTATTACATTATGGAATGCATTTGATGGGATATCAATTGCCAACTTCACGCCCGTACCAATGTGGAAAAAGATCATAACTGCATCTGTACGGTGATGTAATTATTCATTCACCCAGGGGCCCACATTAGTTTTGCAACttttgttttacaagaaaatGAGATATATGTATAGGACTGTAGATGATCCAAATAAGGACTAACGTTGACATGGAACTGCCTAATGTGATTAATGTTACATGAAGTgcttgcatgtttttattttagagAGAAGCATTTTTATATGACTATAAGTCTAAATTCAGTGCTCATTCGGTTGGATCAGTTTTTGCAAATTTCTTCAGCGTGcacgtaacttttttttttttactttattcaaCCCAAAACTTGAATTTACCTCactgaaaaacttattttcatAGTAGTTTCTCCGAGTAAGTCAGATAGTGTTTTTCTTTATCACTCCTAGTCTCaagtaagaattttttttcttaagaaagacattgaaattaaaagtcTTAATAATCAttgtattaagaaaaaaattattgacaattATTCAGTACATTgaaatgtattaaaattaaaaatcatggtgagttgtattaataatattaataaaaaaagagtttcaGCAAACATAGATGTGATAAAATGATATCTGAAGTAAGCAAatgtatgtattttattttagatgcGTTGTACATTTACGATTTAATTACCAAGGTATGTATAATtgtgacttttttttcttcttctttttaggttctatagttgaaaattttattttgatctttataattgtaatattttttactggTTTAGTCTTCGTTGTTAGTCCATGATTTGAAATGGATGCAATTATTCTTCATCACCAAAGCTTCTACAGATGCAAACTGCCACCACAAATCACACCTCCAATGTTGTTTGTGAGTTGCTGAGAAAGATCCAttctaggttttttttttaaaaaattttttaaactaaatgcAAGCTTTTCTCACCTTGAAAATGTCATCTTCGAAACAGGTGTGTCACTTCTACAATGATGAGCTACACAACGTTTATCTCAAATGGTAGACGATATTAAATGTGAGgactaaaagaataaaaaaaatgataatcataAATATCAAATTGAGATGTTTTAAACTAGCAAGACAGAGAAACAAATGACAACTATATTGACCAAAGGcgtaattaaatcaaaatattttatgataaatgtAGCCGTTGTGGAAGGGTGATGAAGAGGGgcttaaaaaagatatatatctgGCATAAATAAACtactaaaaataacaatatttaaaaaaggaaaGCATCTAATAGCCCACAAGATTACAAAAGgttaataagaaaacaaaaaaacagattTGTTTAGTCCGCTAGATCCATCCAGGGTAGTCCTGTAAATTTCCAGCCTGTAATGTCGGGGCAAACAAATTGTGACCAAATAGATTGAGTGGGGCTGTAATTATGTCCTCTCTCTATTCTTAGGCACTTTCCAATCTCGTTCTCATTCCTctgtataaataaaatacattgttCTTCCATCAAGTTTGTGATGTGAGAGAAGAAGAGATGGGTAGAGGAGAAGATCGAGAAGGGGTCGCAGTAGCCGGGGGCTTCTTCTGGTCCTACACAGACGAACCCCATGCCACACGACGTCGTCAGATCCTCTCCAAATACCCTCAAATCAAACAACTCTTTGGCCCCGACCACTCTGCTTTCTTCAAGGTTTCACCTTTCCCCCGTTTTCCTTTTAAAtcactctctttttttcttttcttttctgggTTCCTTCCCATTTCTTCTATGTTGATGTTGCCTGTGGTTTTGGGTTTTTGGTTGTTGTCATTCTTATTCTGAAATATTCTCATTATCAAgtgtttgctttatttttcccaATTTCATCTTCTGcttgtcttttttattctttgcatTGTCTGTGTGGCTGGCAATTTGCACACCTCTTtgttatttcacttttttttctagtGGATGCTAACTTTTCTTCAATTGGTTTGACAATGTGTGTATTTGAAACTGAGCCGCTGCTGAAGATGAATCTACATTGATGCAGTAATTACATGAATATATATACCCTTAGATCTCTTGAGAAAATTCAAGTTGCACAaatctttcaagtttcaaaaaaaaaaaaaaaaagcaatgatGAAGTTGATATCTATGCAGTGTAAATTTAGACTGTCGATTAATCTGAAATCATGATAGGCTTAAGTGTATGACTTGTAAGATAGTTAATGTAAGAGTCAACAAACCTATCATATACAACCATTTATGATTGGATCACAATGTAAAAACCTTTTAAACTGCTAGTGCATaaactatttattaaaaactgGTTATGTGttcgttattgttttattattaagtgGTATTTCTTCAAAGATATGTACATTATATTAGATATTAGATTATGATATGCATTTGAAATGGATTTTAGTTGGATGGATAAGTTTCTACTACTCTGGGCAGGGTGTGTTAATTTAGTGTTTGAAATTTGTGTTGTTGCAGATTAGTGGAGTTGTTCTGCTTCAGCTTGGTACGGGTGCTTTACTTAATGATGCTGGCTGGCTGAAGATATTTTTAGTAGCATACTTTTTTGGTTCTTTTCTCAACCACAATCTCTTTTTGGCTATCCACGAGTTGAGTCACAACCTGGCCTTCTCAACCCCTGTCTACAACCGTTGGTTGGGGATTTTTGCTAACCTCCCTATAGGTGTGCCCATGTCTGTTACCTTCCAAAAGTATCACTTGGAGCACCACCGCTTCCAAGGTGTAGATGGCATTGATATGGATGTCCCTAGCCTCACTGAAGTCCGTCttgtgaaaaatattattgcaaAAACCATTTGGGTCTTTTTACAGCTCTTTTTTTATGCACTTAGACCTCTCTTTCTTAAGCCAAAGCCTCCTGGCATTTGGGAATTCATCAACTTCTCTGTTCAGATAGCACTTGATGTGTCAATGGTTTACTTTTTTGGCTGGAAAGCCCTTGCCTATTTGATACTTTCCACTTTTGTTGGTGGTGGGATGCATCCAATGGCTGGTCACTTCATTTCCGAGCATTATGTGTTCAATCCTGACCAGGAGACTTATTCTTACTATGGACCTCTGAATTATCTCACTTGGCATGTGGGATACCATAATGAACACCATGATTTCCCAAGAATTCCTGGAAACAAGCTTCACAAGGTGAAGGAGATTGCTCCAGAGTTTTATGATAATTTAGCGTCCTACAGATCTTGGAGCCAGATCATTTACATGTACATTATGGATCGAACAGTTGGACCTTTTAGCCGAATGAAGAGAAAATCCAGTAAAGCCGAATAGATGTTCCCATACACATCATTCATCCCCACCTTTCCCTCTTGTGATGTCTCCTACTTTGACAATTTTTGTGCAAGTGAAGAATGGAATGTAGTTTTTGACCCAAATAGCAAGTCATTTGTTCATTAGCCAAcattttgtataaaatatattggtTTTGGGGCTTCCTCCTTCAATTCAAATGCATACATGTTCTCCCTCCCCCCTATCTCTCTCGGACACACATGCTAAAAAATGTTCATGGTTCATAAAATACCTACAAAATGCAACGGCTTGTTGAGTGGCTGAGCATGTTACTTAAGGAATGGGAGACTAAACGGAATATAATCATCACTATTTTAGTCTATATACTTGAGCGGTTGGGCCTATGAACTAGTCACATTAGGACAACGTTATAGCAATTTTGTAAGTGTTTCTTTTACGATTTAAGATTAATGAGCTAAGGTTTTTTGGGTCAACAGAGCTAAGTTGCAAGAAATAAATTGACTGCTATCCTTATCCATTTACAGATATAAAGATATTGAAGTTTGACTTAATAAAGTCcttcatgcaattaattttCATGTTGGATTCTTAGGCAAGTCCAGAAAGCCGAGTATTATTGGCAACCCAAGATAATATCAAAAACCAAATTGTAAACTCGTCAtacaaacaaaagaaatatactaCAAACTAGATTTGTAAACATAAGACGTAGACCTGTTATTCTGTCAAAAAAGCAACCTAAGATTTTGAGCAACGACCTTAGTCAAGCTGTTGTAGTTGCCATCATAGACACCAAAGCGCAGAGGAATTATTGTTCAATAATCTTTAGCTTCCAAAAACGATGATTGATGAAGTAGGTAAGATACTTAAACGAAATTATTTAGCTTGATAGAGGTTCAGTTCTATTTTGTAGATATATTTAAGTTATGTTATTCGACCCATTAATAAATAAGTTGCTGTGGTGTAGTGGTTATCACGTTAGTCTTACACACTAAAGGTCCCCAGTTCGATCCTGGGCAGCAACACTAATATTTattacccttttttttcttacaattttggaaaaagaattttcaagGTGAATAACCGTGATAATGTTTCTACACTGCTGTTGGGCAATTTTGCCAAATCACCGATAAAGTTTCTGTTGTTCATTACTGTAATTTATTTAGTGCCACATTTACTTGAGTCTTTAAGCTTCTGTAATTTCCGtattcattttttacattttacataAACAATCAATCGCTCTCTTAGCATTTGTCTATATAAATCTACTTCTACATGAATCAATCTACATCTACTTCTATGAATTTGTCTTGCTTTTTAcgtgattttaaattaatacgCGATTCTTGAACGTTGTTCCAAACACTCCCTAATCGAAAGCATCCATATTTAATTCCTATCATCAAtgaatttttatcaataattaataacGTGATTAATGAAgcagttcaaaaagaaaataacgtGATTAATGAAAAGTTAATGTCATATGATACCACTCCCATAGCCTTAAGGTAATTTATCAGTCACTAGTAGTACTAATTTATAACGGCACCTTCCTCTCTCTTCCATCTCCGACTTCATGAAGGATGGGAACTAGAAAGTAcctaaatttcatttcattgctCATATTCCAATTTGTGGATCGATAAAATTTCAttagattaatttaaataattaaatagttcttactaaaatatttctatattttgttttttcaaacttAATAACCTATCTAatcattatgaaaaaaattcaaacgtGTTTGCAACAATAGAAATTCTTAAACAAAAAGCCCTTGATTGAGGGGAAAATGCGGTAAACAAAATACGTTAAAACATTATATGAATAATGAGTAACAACGACTGTATACAAATCTATTCTTACAAGATTATCAtagcttttttaatttttttttattcctcattgaatttatttttcacgtaatttttatcatgtttatttctttttttaatttatctctggattagttaaaaaatgatttcttaCACTTTTAAAGAGAAGTTAGTCGTACCAACGTTTTTGCTTACAGCAAAGTATGTACGGACTTCGTTTTGACAATAAATCTTTAGACTGTAGGGTGAGATGCAAAAGAAAGCACCTGAAACATGTGTGAGGCATACAATGGATCATTGCCATCCATTAACTTACTTTGTTTTTTGGTAACACAATGAAATATCCATTAATTTTCTATATATGCTGCTTTGTCTAGATTTGCAGGGGAAATAtgaaaaaaggaaatgaaaagattttattttttttgtcacaattataataaatataagtttatttttaaatatataaattactaaCTTTATTTTAGATCCTTAATTTATCAATGAGATAACATCtactcagttttttttttacaaaggtggatgaatttgttgaaaaactattaataatataaatcatattcattatttttttttaaaatatccctTAATAAGACAACTATACGAATAGTATCATTGAATATGACAAATACTTAAACCAtttaattctatatatatatatatatatatatatatatatattagaatgaaatataaatttttaatattattaattaaaattaatcaattgaatttttttattagtattaataattatgtatttacattttatatataaagtcatgggtagtaaaaaaatatgaaaaatgttaAGTGCTAACCAGTGTCAGGAACTCTATAAGGTACTCATTCCATTCtgttttatataagttttaatacacatatcaataaatataattaatattttaaatttcataaaatatattgttactaattaattatattttttatttattatacaatAACAACTACTCTTGCTAAGAGTAttccattaaataaaatatttaatgacttaatagttttgtaaaatataattaatttagaatactttttttcttccagaaatgtcttataaaaAGGCATGGAGGAAgtatattgattaagaaatcaaaagtggtgtttttttatcagcaaaaagaATAACAACACACTTTCTCATAATTttcaatacaaaatatttaataagaaaatttaattactaaTCTAATGAATGACATTGATTAGCAGGAccatcaaaatcaaatataagtttaattttattttacaatcaaTGCAGGGCATGCAGACTGCAGGAATTCTGGTCTCTATCAACAGTATGTGGGCAAAGGTCAAGTCCAAGTATTTAAGGTACGCATATAGATATTCACTAAGGAGatattattcctttattaatgcTTATTTTTCTGGTAAATTTATTAACCGTTGTTTTATTCTGCCAATTTAATTATTGGATGTCTCCAATGTGAGAGTTTAATTCTGTTTTGGCTTTGTATATAAGAGAGAgtaacagaattttaaaattctgttataAGTGCTAGCCTAAGAGTGAagggttgttattttgttttgcttGTATAAAAGGGCAATCATACATCTTaataaagtgttgtttttcattctATCATTTTCAGTCTCTAGTGCTATTCCTAGTAGGTGTGCAATTCTGTGCTTAGAAAACAGTGAGTGATACAAGAGTGAATGTGTGAGGGAGTGAATTGCATCTCTTGCAATTGAGTGAGGAACAGTGTGTgttccaacaattggtatctagAGCATTGGTTTCGATAGAAGGGACAAGAATCGCTAAAGAAAGGTTCTTGGAGGTGTTCTTGAAGGAGTTCTTTGATGGCGGCAGTATCTGGCTCAATTCCTGCAAATCTACCAGTTCTCACAGGAAAGAACTATGAAAATTGGAAGATTCAGATCAGGGTGGTGATGCGATTCCAAGGGGTTTGGGAGTTCGTAGAAGAAGGTTATATACCTGTGGGAGAGAGAGCAACAGAGGAACAAAAGGCTGCtgatagagaaaaagaaaagaaagattgcaAGACACTTTTCATTTTGCACCAAAGTGTAGATGCTGCTAACTTTGAAAAGATAGCAATGGCTCAAACCTCCAAAGAAGCATGGGACATTCTGCAGAAATCTCATGATGGAGCCACAAAAACCAAGAAGATCAAGCTGCAAACTCTGAGGAGACAATATGAACTACTACAAATGGAAAAGAATGAATCAGTTGCTGAGTACATCACAAAAGTGCAGACAGTGGTGAATTCAATGAAGGGCTATGGAGAAAAGATAATTGTGCAATCAGTTGTAGAGAAAGTGCTTAGAACCATGCCACCCAAGTTTGACCATATTGTGGTAGCCATCGAGGAATCCAAAAATCTTGAAGAGCTTAGCCTAGAGGAATTGCAGGGATCTTTGGAATCTCATGAACAGAGAATGAATGAAAGgataaatgagaagaaaagtgaACAAGCCTTGCAAGCACGGTCTAATCCAAAGAAGCATGGTGATAGATGGAAGAAAGACAAAACTGAAGGGAAGAGCAATAAATGGAGGGGAAATCAGAACAGTGATAAAGACCACAAGAAAGGAGGGGGATCCAATTCCCAAAACTCttcaaatagaaagaagtttgACAAAAGAAGTATTCAATGCTTTAACTGTCAAAAGTTTGGGCATTTTGCTGATGAGTGTTACAGCAAACCCAATAACAAAAGAGAACCTAAAGGTGATGATGCAAAATTGGCTcaggaagaagatgatgacaCTGAACAAATACTGCTAATGGTAACTACTCAAATTGAAGGGGCAAGTGATAATTGTTGGTACCTAGACACAAGTTGCTCCACTCATATGACAGGAAGAAGAGAGTGGTTTCTCAACCTTGATCAATCTGTGAAGAGCCAAGTCAAATTTGCTGATGATAGAATCTTGACTGCTGAAGGAATTGGGAAGGTCCTTATCAAAACAAAGGATGGAGGTCAGTCTTGCATCACTGATGTACTATTTGTACCAGGTATGAAAAGTAATCTACTCAGCTTAGGTCAATTATTAGAAAAGGGCTTTATGACTAAGCTAAAACAAGATGTTGAGAGTGTTTGACAGAAATCACAAGCTCATTTTGAAGTcccctctttcaaaaaatagaaCATTCAAAATTGAGATTGATGTGATAGAACAAAAGTGTTTTACTACTACAGTAAACAGTGAAGAGTGGTTATGGCATTACAGATTTGgccatttaaattttagagatcTGATTAAGCTAAACTCAAGAGAAATGGTGCTGGGTTTGCCTCAGATCAAGCCTCCTAGTGAAGTATGTGATGATTGTTTACAGTGTAAGCAATCAAGAAGCACTTTCAAACAAAATGTACCAATCAGGGCAAAAGAGAAACTTGAGGTGATTTACTCTGATGTGTGTGGCCCTATGCAAACTGAATCTCTGGGTGGAAACAAATACTTCATATCCTTTATTGATGAATTGACTAGGAAAGTATGGGTTTACCTAATAAGAAGGAAGAGTGATGTCTTTGAAGTCTTTGAGAAGTTCAAAAATATGGCAGAAAAGCAAAGTGGCTCATTGATCAAGATATTGAGAACATATGGTGGTGGTGAATATGTTTCTACAGAATTTCAAGAATTTTGTGACCAAGAAGGCATAATTCATGAAGTGACTCCTCCCTATACACCTCAACATAATGGAGCtgcagaaaggaaaaatagaaccaTAATGAATATGGTAAGGAGCATGTTGAAAGGCAAGAGTCTGCCCAAGTACTTGTGGGGAGAGGCAGTGTCTACAACTGTCTTCATTTTGAATAGGAGCCCTTCAAAGAGATTGGAAGGAATAACACCTGAAGAAGCTTGGAGTGGTGCTAAACCAAATGTGAGCCATTTCAGAATCTTTGGATCACTTTGTTTTAGGCATATCCCAGATCAGTTAAGAAGGAAGCTAGATGATAAAGGTGAACAAATGATCTTACTCGGATATCACTCAACTGGAGGCTATAAGTTGTTTGATCCGAAGAGTAAGCATATAATAATCAGTAGGGATGTGGTATTTGATGAATCTAGAAGCTGGAACTGGGAGCAGAATACTGAAATGAAGGGACCTTCAATAATGATAAGGTCAGAAGAGGAAGAAACAAGTGAAGGGAATGGTAATACCACTCAAAGAGAAGTGAGACCCCAGAGAAATGCACCCAAACCAGCTAGATTTCAAGGTTTTGAGATGTTGTCTGATGCTGATGTAAGTGCAGATGGGAATCTTGTACATTTTGCTCTGTTTTCTGAAGCAGAACCAATAAAATTTGAAGATGCTATGACTGATCAAAGGTGGGTTGAAGCTATGACAGAAGAGCTTAAATCTATTGAGAAAAATCAAGTGTGGGAGCTGGTATCTCAACCAAAATCGAAGAAGCCCATTGATGTGAAGTGGATCTATAAGATTAAGACAAATCCAGAAGGCAAGGTGGTCAAgtataaagctagacttgtggCTAGAGGATTTTTACAGAAAGCTGGGATTGACTACAGAGAAGTGTTTGCACCAGTTGCTAGAATTGAGACTATTAGAACAGTAGTGGCAATTGCTAGCCTAAAGAATTGGACAATGCACCAACTAGATGTGAAGtgtgctttcttaaatggtcaTCTTGATGAGGAGGTCTATGTGACTCAGCCACCTGGATTCTCTATAGCTGGCCAAGAGTCAAAGGTTCTCAGGTTGAGAAAAGCTCTTTATGGACTTAAGCAAGCCCCAAGAGCTTGGAACAAGAAAATTGACAGTTTTATGATGAAAATTGGCTTTGATAAGTGTAGCTGTGAGTTTGGAGTCTATGTAAGATCCAAATCAGTAGGTAATATCATTATTATATGCCTCTATGTGGATGATTTGTTGATCACTGGTGGTAATGAAAGTGAGATAGCAGAACTGAAAAGGGAATTGatgagtgagtttgaaatgactGATATGGGGTTCTATCCTATTTCCTTGGATTTGAATTCAAGAAGACTGAGAGAGGTATTTTGATGCACCAGAGCAAGTATGCAACAGAAATATTGAAGAGATTCAACATGGTTGAATGTAATTCAGCAGCAACACCAACAGAGGCAGGTCTTGTACTTGAAAAGGAGGGCAAGGAAGACAAAGTCGATGCAACTGAGTTCAAACAGATTGTTGGTTCTCTCAGGTACTTGTGTCATTCAAGACCTGATTTGGAATTTGCTGTTGGACTGGTAAGTAGATATATGAAAGGACCCAGAATTCCTCATCTCCTAGCTGCCAAGAGGATTCTAAGGTTCATAAAAGGGACCATCAATGTTGGAATTTTATTTCCAAATAAAGACAATAGCAACTCAGAGGAATTGATGGGATATACTGATGCAGATTGGGGAGGAGACAGAGATGACAGAAAGAGTACTACAAGTTACATATTCATGTATGGTGCAGCACCAATATCGTGGTGTTCTAAGAAGCAATCCATAGTGGCTCTATCAACATGTGAAGCTGAGTATGTTGCAGCTGCAATGAGTGCTTGTCAAGCTGTCTGGTTGGACACATTACTACAggaattaaaaatcaaagagagtGATGGAGTGAAGCTTTTTGTGGATAATAAGTCAGCTATAAGCCTGTCAAAGAATCCAACCTCTCATGGTAGAAGCAAACACATAGAAACAAGGTTTCACTATCTTAGGGATCAAGTGAACAAAGAGAAATTGAAAGTGGAGTACTGCTGCACATttgatcaacttgctgatattttaacCAAACCCCTCAAAGGGGAGAGGTTTAAAATGTTAAGGGACAGAATTGGCTTGATGGACTTAGGAGATCAGAATTAAGGGAGGGTGTGAGAGTTTAATTCTGTTTTGGCTTTGTATATAAGAGAGAgtaacagaattttaaaattctgttataAGTGCTAGCCTAAGAGTGAagggttgttattttgttttgcttGTATAAAAGGGCAATCATACATCTTaataaagtgttgtttttcattctATCATTTTCAGTCTCTAGTGCTATTCCTAGTAGGTGTGCAATTCTGTGCTTGAGTGAGGAACAGTGTGTGTTCCAACATCCAAACGGTAGCAgtgaatgtgaaaaaaaaactgaaaattaaactgcgtgcaaaaaaaaaataaaataaaagagaatgcTAATCAAGACAATGATTAAGATATAAATACAGAAAAAATAGTAGcatttaacaattttaatatatttttattataatttttaataagatttttatgtattaattcATGGAATAACATTTTTGAAATACTATAGTTAATAATTATGAatttagagataaaaataagtCGAATTGTTGACATAAATCTatgattgatttatttaaagTCTTATCAGActttaaataagttaaaaaacctattcattaaataagttaaGCTTGGACTTATAaaaaaagcctattaaatttgataaatggatctatttatttatttatatgcaataaaaaattaatcttaataagatattaatcatatatcataaataaaataaatatatttgaaaaaaaatgtttaagtagactaataagttaaataaaacttagaaaaaagtgaaatcaaacattaaaacaatgtctttgaatttttatgtttattgtatAAGATatatgtatcaattatttttttactatgttttatgatttattttaatgttactaactaattctcttattttttttaattaacgaacataacaaaaaaatatcaacagtacataaatttaactacaaaagtACATACAAAATAACTACAAAATTGTACtctaattttatctaattttatttctttttatctgtatattttttctttaaaaaaagaaacaaaattataaaatttaatttaataaataagtaattttgaaactaattaaaaattatataatataatatttttattttataatattttaaattaaaaaaaaataaaaaagagaaaaagttaaagtagtatatattaaaaattaaattacaaaagagtatagattaagaaaaaattaggaaaaagaaggtgtatttatagaaaaaaactcaaaaaaatatcattaaaacatgattgtttttttattattaaagtatTGATTTAACTCAGATAATTCATCATCTGCTAGCAAATCTGAAGTTGATATGATATACAGTACCTTTTTCTTGAGGAAGATATGATATACCATAGAAGTTAAAATCATGTATGTGAGTAACCCCTTAGTTTTCAGTGTCATCTAACAGAGAGGAGAAGAGAGTGCCTTGTAATAATCATAGCATAAATTCATAAAGAAGAGAGAGCATAATAGTGAGAGTGGGAGATGGATCAGCTGTTGTGGAGGGTGTTGCCTTTGCTAACAATCCTTGTCTCCTTTGGAGTGTTCTTCTACTTGCAGGATTCTTACACAGCACAGTTTTATGCTCTCATAAAGGTTCACTTTCTATTCACTTTGGTTCTTTCTCGTGCTTTTTGATTCATGATTATGCCTGCATCACCGGCAAAAGTTAAAAATCAGTAACCTTTTAGCTCAACTTTGATTTCAAAGTTGTGCTCAAGAATTTCTTGCTTTTTGCCACAATAGTCACTggattttttacttgaaaaattggaatttttgttatgacaatttcaactGCCATGGTCTGAGAATTGAAGAGTGTGTGTGGGTTTGGGGC contains the following coding sequences:
- the LOC114385700 gene encoding sphingolipid delta(4)-desaturase DES1-like, whose product is MGRGEDREGVAVAGGFFWSYTDEPHATRRRQILSKYPQIKQLFGPDHSAFFKISGVVLLQLGTGALLNDAGWLKIFLVAYFFGSFLNHNLFLAIHELSHNLAFSTPVYNRWLGIFANLPIGVPMSVTFQKYHLEHHRFQGVDGIDMDVPSLTEVRLVKNIIAKTIWVFLQLFFYALRPLFLKPKPPGIWEFINFSVQIALDVSMVYFFGWKALAYLILSTFVGGGMHPMAGHFISEHYVFNPDQETYSYYGPLNYLTWHVGYHNEHHDFPRIPGNKLHKVKEIAPEFYDNLASYRSWSQIIYMYIMDRTVGPFSRMKRKSSKAE